One segment of Yersinia kristensenii DNA contains the following:
- a CDS encoding phage tail protein, translating into MPDFITRLKRLRLPSWMDKGEPNKLLRICRRWWQWVHGWLSWPLNQLDAATCTVPLLNVLAYQRDISRFNGEPLSLYRKRVQYAFINAADAGSVAGFIAIFERLGIGYVELLERQPDIDWDVILVRVSDGQIASNSDLLMQIIRQYGKTCRRYRFEVITVLGLRIRAGWMGNEYVCYSASSGVATSAAAAATTFTASLTGKK; encoded by the coding sequence ATGCCTGATTTCATCACCCGCTTAAAAAGACTGCGTTTGCCCTCTTGGATGGACAAAGGCGAACCCAACAAGTTACTGCGTATTTGCCGTCGGTGGTGGCAATGGGTGCATGGCTGGCTGAGTTGGCCGCTTAATCAGTTGGATGCTGCCACTTGCACGGTGCCATTGCTTAACGTGCTGGCCTATCAGCGGGATATCAGCCGTTTTAACGGCGAGCCGTTGAGCTTATACCGCAAGCGGGTGCAGTACGCCTTTATTAACGCCGCTGACGCCGGTTCGGTAGCAGGTTTTATTGCCATCTTTGAGCGCTTAGGCATTGGGTATGTGGAATTGCTGGAGCGCCAGCCGGACATTGACTGGGACGTGATTCTGGTGCGCGTCAGTGATGGTCAGATAGCCAGTAACAGCGATTTGTTGATGCAGATTATTCGCCAGTACGGCAAAACCTGCCGCCGTTATCGCTTTGAAGTGATCACAGTCTTAGGGCTGCGTATTCGCGCTGGCTGGATGGGCAATGAATATGTGTGTTACAGCGCCAGCAGTGGCGTGGCAACCAGTGCCGCCGCAGCGGCCACCACTTTCACCGCCTCATTAACAGGGAAGAAATGA
- the yidD gene encoding membrane protein insertion efficiency factor YidD, giving the protein MLKWLSIRFVLLYRAYAPMQIRDRCRHTPSCSKYTLISLKRFGFITGWKLGLARIYRCRPPNGGYDYPPKK; this is encoded by the coding sequence GTGCTCAAATGGCTAAGTATTAGATTCGTTCTGCTTTATCGTGCCTATGCACCGATGCAAATCCGTGATCGATGCCGCCACACACCATCATGTTCTAAATACACTTTAATCTCTCTAAAACGTTTTGGGTTTATTACTGGTTGGAAGCTAGGCCTAGCCAGAATTTATAGGTGCAGGCCACCGAATGGTGGTTATGATTACCCACCTAAAAAATAA
- a CDS encoding DUF6890 family protein: protein MENNSIEQFLILRRHYLPHENDDIESLARAVWLDNRYWENTRISTANGIGLAFKGD, encoded by the coding sequence ATTGAAAATAATTCTATTGAGCAGTTTCTTATTCTGCGCCGTCATTATTTACCACATGAAAATGACGATATAGAAAGTCTGGCCCGTGCCGTTTGGCTGGATAACCGTTATTGGGAAAATACCCGAATATCAACCGCCAATGGTATTGGCTTGGCATTTAAAGGCGATTAA
- a CDS encoding baseplate J/gp47 family protein, whose product MNNKPEIDYEQVLKDSGMPTTETDIRLKFDELVEEEGLITNTSGMSPFWRLIKTIVTRPVLWLNEVLINTVLANMYLATASGSFLDVFGWGVNASRKPATAAQGIIRFYKSDTQQDVVIPAGTIIQTERINGKVYSVVVSSETLITAGSASGLVPVNAAEVGGAFNLAPGYYRILPQAVPGIERAQSEGNWLTVPGADKESDDDFRDRCRNQFNLVGNYHTDAVYRSMIAGVVGLSIDRIYFLHDAPRGPGTANAYLLLDSGEISQPFIDAVNDHITNQGHHGHGDDMQCMPLPESQHDLRVTLYINNKENLSANELTGLHNGCENLIRCAFRQNSHYKVLKTWPYSRYSFSNLGRELHKAFSLIESVSFSLTDIVSGLSVPRLKSLTVVIENA is encoded by the coding sequence ATGAATAATAAGCCTGAAATAGATTACGAACAGGTATTAAAAGACAGCGGGATGCCGACCACTGAAACAGATATTCGGCTGAAATTTGACGAACTGGTAGAAGAAGAGGGGTTAATTACCAATACCTCCGGCATGTCGCCGTTCTGGCGGCTGATTAAAACCATTGTCACCCGCCCGGTGCTGTGGCTCAACGAGGTGTTAATCAATACCGTGCTGGCCAATATGTATCTGGCCACTGCCAGCGGCTCTTTTTTGGATGTGTTTGGCTGGGGCGTCAATGCCAGTCGTAAACCGGCCACCGCTGCACAGGGCATAATCCGCTTCTATAAATCCGATACTCAGCAAGATGTGGTGATACCGGCCGGGACGATTATTCAGACCGAACGCATTAACGGCAAGGTCTACAGCGTGGTGGTGAGCAGTGAAACCCTCATTACAGCCGGTAGCGCCAGTGGACTGGTACCGGTGAACGCGGCGGAGGTGGGCGGGGCGTTTAATCTGGCTCCCGGCTATTACCGAATTTTGCCGCAAGCGGTACCGGGCATTGAACGCGCCCAAAGCGAGGGCAACTGGTTGACGGTGCCGGGCGCTGATAAAGAGTCAGATGATGATTTTCGCGACAGGTGCCGTAACCAGTTCAATCTGGTTGGCAATTATCACACCGATGCGGTGTACCGCAGCATGATAGCCGGGGTGGTGGGGTTATCCATTGACCGGATTTATTTTTTGCATGATGCGCCACGCGGGCCGGGTACCGCCAACGCCTATTTACTGCTGGACAGTGGCGAGATATCCCAACCGTTTATTGATGCGGTCAATGACCATATCACCAATCAGGGCCACCACGGCCATGGTGATGATATGCAGTGTATGCCATTGCCGGAAAGCCAGCATGATTTGCGCGTCACGTTGTATATCAATAACAAAGAGAACCTGAGCGCGAATGAACTGACCGGGCTACACAACGGTTGTGAAAACCTGATCCGTTGCGCTTTTCGTCAAAACAGTCATTACAAAGTGCTTAAGACGTGGCCCTATTCCCGTTACTCATTTTCTAATCTGGGGCGGGAGCTGCACAAGGCGTTTTCGCTGATTGAGTCGGTGAGTTTTTCACTGACCGATATTGTCAGTGGCCTGAGTGTGCCACGCCTGAAAAGTTTAACGGTGGTAATAGAAAATGCCTGA
- a CDS encoding DUF2590 family protein yields the protein MTELMYIDLLIKDGDFVLNTGNEPILCNNRISIGQDCIHAIIESGLTTQLIAERSPTLRADVITQLIMLIEDDERIIPGTVLVNEESATRLWVTADTYDFGPITVSADYE from the coding sequence ATGACGGAATTAATGTATATCGACCTGCTGATAAAAGACGGCGACTTTGTATTAAATACCGGTAATGAGCCAATATTGTGTAATAACCGGATTAGCATTGGTCAGGATTGTATCCATGCCATTATTGAAAGTGGCTTAACCACCCAATTAATTGCTGAACGTAGCCCGACATTACGCGCTGATGTTATCACCCAATTAATTATGTTGATTGAAGATGATGAACGCATTATTCCCGGCACGGTGTTAGTGAATGAAGAAAGCGCTACCCGGCTATGGGTCACGGCGGATACCTACGATTTCGGCCCCATTACGGTAAGTGCGGATTATGAATAA
- a CDS encoding tail fiber protein → MSQSIITTAFEQWKAQEAAGGNTVVVDEFVLAFVPGLNPNTPINRSEGLPPAGQIVHRQAVNKTGVVNQNAVVYSVTIGTEIGDFDFNWIGLVNKASGTVAMIVHAPTQRKIANANGQQGNALTRSFLMEYDGAASETGITVPAETWQIDFTARLTGIDERQRMINIDHYGPGAFFGNGFLVAKTGQQYYVTAGNAYVGGLRAVLAANKNITVSAKPVKVWADVSLQGNVVSQWESVVSVSVATTLADYQDNAGFMHRVFAVASIDAAGNITDLRPQGSLTDDALAKHEKSRNHPDGTLAEKGFVKLSSATDSNSETLAATPKAVKAVMDSASNSLDLHEKSRDHPDGTLLYKGFVQLASATDSTSETLAATPKAVKIAMDNANARLAKDRNGADIPNVPLFRQNLALKGAALVDIGKTAGTVAAGDDSRIVNALPKTGGTVTGWLAVTGILDGPIGPGGYKSNILVGTAGGNGAITNAGGTGFGLHASNVIYFWNDNSGYAMSISPTILSVNRPISILSGAGAALSIKSQNEGDVCYIMSVSDTASKSKWYIGNTQENNTSFDLVNSKAGVALKINDTISTTAPFSASKLTSAGDVIAGGGATTYQANGDIKGAAWANGLLSTYINAMRSTSALSGNGWWRDPVSKMIIQWCTGPAIIHETLNVVTKFPIPFPSACLMAHVSTKNPAQDINSDVWYQVASWDNTSATCILQRPGGGTAGAAVYPLFIAIGF, encoded by the coding sequence ATGTCACAATCGATTATCACCACCGCTTTTGAGCAGTGGAAAGCGCAGGAAGCCGCAGGCGGTAACACCGTGGTGGTGGATGAATTTGTATTGGCTTTTGTGCCGGGGTTAAATCCGAATACTCCCATCAATCGCAGCGAGGGGTTACCCCCTGCCGGGCAGATTGTTCACCGTCAGGCGGTGAATAAAACCGGGGTGGTTAATCAAAATGCGGTGGTGTACTCGGTCACTATCGGTACCGAAATAGGGGACTTTGATTTTAACTGGATTGGTCTGGTGAATAAAGCCAGCGGCACGGTGGCCATGATTGTTCATGCGCCGACCCAGCGCAAAATTGCCAATGCCAATGGCCAGCAGGGCAATGCCTTAACCCGCAGTTTTTTAATGGAATATGACGGTGCTGCCAGTGAAACGGGTATCACGGTTCCGGCAGAAACATGGCAGATTGATTTTACCGCCCGGCTGACCGGCATTGATGAGCGGCAACGCATGATTAACATTGACCACTACGGCCCCGGTGCATTCTTCGGTAATGGCTTTTTGGTGGCCAAGACCGGCCAGCAATATTACGTGACCGCCGGTAATGCATATGTGGGCGGGCTGCGGGCTGTGCTGGCGGCAAACAAAAATATTACGGTGTCGGCCAAGCCGGTGAAAGTGTGGGCAGACGTGAGTTTGCAGGGCAATGTGGTCAGTCAGTGGGAAAGCGTGGTATCCGTGAGCGTGGCGACAACACTGGCAGATTATCAGGACAATGCCGGGTTTATGCATCGGGTGTTTGCGGTGGCCAGCATTGATGCGGCGGGTAATATTACCGACCTGCGCCCGCAAGGTTCATTGACTGACGATGCGTTAGCAAAACATGAGAAATCCCGTAATCACCCGGACGGAACGCTGGCAGAAAAAGGTTTTGTCAAACTGAGCAGCGCGACAGATAGCAACAGCGAAACATTGGCCGCAACGCCGAAAGCGGTCAAGGCAGTGATGGACAGTGCCAGCAACAGCTTGGATCTGCATGAGAAATCGCGTGATCACCCGGACGGGACGCTGTTATATAAGGGGTTTGTCCAGTTAGCCAGCGCAACGGATAGTACCAGCGAAACACTGGCCGCCACGCCGAAAGCGGTAAAAATCGCCATGGATAATGCCAACGCACGGCTGGCAAAAGACCGGAACGGCGCGGATATTCCCAACGTGCCACTGTTCCGGCAAAACCTTGCGCTGAAAGGCGCGGCGCTGGTTGATATCGGTAAAACGGCCGGTACCGTTGCCGCAGGTGACGATAGTCGCATTGTGAATGCATTACCCAAAACTGGTGGGACGGTGACGGGTTGGCTGGCAGTCACCGGAATATTAGACGGGCCAATCGGCCCCGGTGGATATAAAAGTAATATTCTTGTTGGTACTGCGGGCGGTAACGGCGCGATAACGAACGCCGGGGGGACTGGGTTCGGTTTACATGCGAGCAATGTTATTTACTTCTGGAATGACAATTCCGGTTATGCAATGAGTATTAGCCCAACAATCCTCTCAGTGAATAGGCCGATTAGTATCTTAAGCGGTGCGGGTGCGGCGCTTTCAATAAAATCACAGAATGAAGGTGACGTGTGTTACATCATGTCTGTAAGCGATACTGCATCGAAATCAAAATGGTACATCGGCAATACTCAGGAAAATAACACCTCGTTTGATCTCGTTAATAGTAAAGCCGGTGTTGCATTGAAAATTAACGATACGATATCAACTACAGCCCCTTTTAGCGCATCAAAACTCACAAGTGCTGGCGATGTAATTGCCGGTGGCGGAGCCACAACATATCAAGCAAATGGAGATATTAAAGGCGCAGCATGGGCCAACGGGTTGCTATCAACGTACATCAACGCGATGCGCAGTACATCAGCGTTGAGCGGAAATGGGTGGTGGCGTGACCCGGTATCAAAAATGATTATCCAGTGGTGTACCGGCCCCGCGATTATTCATGAAACGCTGAATGTGGTGACTAAATTCCCCATTCCTTTTCCATCAGCCTGTTTAATGGCGCATGTGTCCACCAAAAACCCCGCGCAGGATATAAATAGTGATGTCTGGTATCAGGTCGCAAGCTGGGATAACACCAGCGCAACGTGCATATTGCAGCGGCCCGGCGGCGGTACAGCCGGTGCAGCAGTTTACCCGCTATTTATTGCGATTGGTTTTTGA
- a CDS encoding phage tail tape measure protein, with amino-acid sequence MKHLDFTLSMIDKITRPLKQVQSSVKGFADSSQAAFGKILVGGAALFGVVQGLKGSLGPAAEFAGALNEASAKGVSDSALQKMSTDALKFSMQYGRSAVDVVRSSADVRSAIGTLSDRDLPRFTLATNVLAAGMKTTGSEAAAYMGQMYNQFDGYADRIGKVKFAEEVAGKTAYMVQAFGVNMQTMADLMQGSKGGGANYGVGMDEQFAVLGQLQKTLGTEASGSYETFMKGAASGAKTLGLSFVNASGQMLTMPQMLEKLQGRYGKTIEGNLKAQAELDKAFGDGANVIKQLYGNVDLLKRNITELGSNDGMKRAGEMAKKMADPWERLMAIWTGMRVILGLTLLPVLYPIMNRVSEIGEKFARWMQLFPNIARLIGYAMLALLSFAAAGAIANMVVGISMFIWMGLKLLWGALCAVTQIHTAAIWLYNKAIIAANATMRIMRGVLLALRMAAISAGISFSFLTWPVLLVIVAIATLAAGIYYLIKYWDEITAAIADTAAFQWLSEVVTAVGDVFNGVWQKIVSGWQWLVSAITGLSPLAGFSAMADSIGNVFSGLWDWLKSTFAETYNWIIDKLNYIPGVSIEAKTIGADPMMAPAYKMASPVDNPIMAPAYKMVSPMDNPMMAPAYKMAPPVDNPMISPAYQMPLPADNPLNSANNLLTGGQMRNIEKGGINKEINDNSKSVTDNSKRIENVHISMPGGMTPGDLMEWQELN; translated from the coding sequence ATGAAACACCTCGATTTTACTTTAAGCATGATTGATAAAATCACGCGCCCATTAAAGCAGGTGCAATCCTCTGTGAAAGGGTTCGCGGATTCATCACAGGCCGCTTTCGGTAAAATCTTGGTGGGCGGTGCGGCGTTATTTGGTGTGGTGCAGGGCCTCAAGGGGTCACTGGGGCCTGCGGCTGAATTTGCCGGGGCGCTCAATGAGGCCAGCGCCAAGGGGGTGAGTGATAGCGCCTTGCAAAAGATGAGCACTGACGCCCTGAAATTCAGTATGCAGTATGGGCGCAGCGCGGTGGATGTGGTGCGCTCAAGTGCTGATGTGCGCAGTGCCATTGGCACGCTGTCTGACCGTGATTTGCCCCGTTTTACGCTGGCCACCAATGTGCTGGCCGCAGGCATGAAAACCACCGGTAGCGAAGCCGCCGCCTACATGGGGCAAATGTATAACCAGTTTGACGGCTACGCAGACCGCATAGGCAAAGTGAAGTTTGCCGAAGAGGTAGCCGGTAAAACGGCGTACATGGTGCAGGCCTTTGGCGTCAATATGCAGACTATGGCTGACCTGATGCAGGGTTCCAAGGGGGGTGGCGCTAACTATGGCGTGGGCATGGATGAACAATTTGCCGTGTTGGGCCAGTTGCAAAAAACCTTGGGAACCGAAGCCAGCGGCAGCTATGAAACATTCATGAAAGGGGCGGCGTCCGGGGCCAAAACCCTTGGCCTGAGTTTTGTGAATGCTTCCGGCCAGATGTTGACCATGCCGCAAATGCTGGAAAAATTACAGGGGCGTTACGGGAAAACCATTGAGGGCAATTTAAAGGCACAGGCCGAGCTGGATAAAGCCTTTGGTGACGGGGCGAATGTCATTAAACAGCTTTATGGCAATGTCGATTTGCTGAAACGCAATATTACTGAGTTGGGCAGTAATGACGGTATGAAGCGGGCCGGTGAGATGGCCAAGAAAATGGCTGATCCGTGGGAACGGCTGATGGCTATCTGGACAGGGATGCGGGTCATTTTGGGCTTAACCCTGTTACCGGTGCTGTATCCGATCATGAACCGGGTGTCTGAAATTGGCGAGAAATTCGCCCGCTGGATGCAGCTATTCCCCAATATCGCCCGGTTGATCGGCTATGCCATGTTGGCGCTGTTGAGTTTTGCTGCCGCCGGTGCCATCGCCAATATGGTTGTGGGGATCAGCATGTTTATCTGGATGGGGCTAAAACTGCTGTGGGGTGCATTGTGTGCCGTAACCCAAATCCACACCGCTGCTATCTGGCTGTATAACAAGGCGATTATCGCTGCCAATGCCACCATGCGCATTATGCGCGGGGTATTACTGGCGCTACGGATGGCGGCAATCTCTGCCGGGATTTCATTTAGTTTTCTGACGTGGCCAGTGTTGTTAGTGATTGTGGCCATTGCCACGTTGGCGGCGGGTATCTATTACCTGATTAAGTATTGGGATGAGATAACCGCGGCCATTGCCGATACCGCCGCTTTCCAGTGGTTATCTGAAGTGGTAACCGCTGTGGGGGACGTGTTCAACGGGGTATGGCAAAAGATTGTATCCGGCTGGCAATGGCTGGTATCGGCTATTACGGGGTTATCGCCGCTGGCTGGGTTCAGTGCCATGGCTGACAGCATCGGCAATGTGTTCAGTGGATTATGGGACTGGCTGAAAAGTACCTTTGCCGAAACCTATAATTGGATCATCGATAAGCTGAATTATATTCCCGGTGTCAGTATTGAGGCGAAAACAATTGGGGCTGATCCGATGATGGCCCCGGCTTATAAAATGGCTTCCCCTGTGGATAATCCGATAATGGCCCCGGCCTATAAAATGGTTTCCCCTATGGATAATCCGATGATGGCCCCGGCCTATAAAATGGCTCCCCCTGTGGATAATCCGATGATATCCCCAGCGTATCAAATGCCATTACCCGCTGATAACCCGCTTAATTCAGCCAATAACTTATTAACCGGTGGCCAGATGCGGAATATTGAAAAAGGCGGAATTAATAAAGAAATTAATGATAATTCAAAATCGGTCACGGATAACAGCAAACGCATTGAGAATGTACATATTAGTATGCCGGGTGGCATGACGCCGGGTGATTTAATGGAATGGCAGGAATTAAATTAA
- a CDS encoding tail fiber assembly protein → MYCFSATTLSFYPKELLDVYTDAGTLPSDLIEIGDDIYAQFAAQQPAGKMRGADKKGKPVWVNVPAPVVTADAVAATARRYRDAFITATDAMTIIDYSIDDKPLTDAQRSELMAIRAAYRAWPTLANWPLIELPELPQWLLIEAVNQGYRVPVWPEVRDVA, encoded by the coding sequence ATGTATTGTTTTTCAGCTACAACCCTGAGTTTTTACCCCAAAGAGTTGCTTGATGTTTATACAGACGCCGGGACATTACCGAGTGACTTGATCGAGATTGGCGATGATATTTATGCGCAATTTGCCGCGCAACAGCCAGCCGGGAAAATGCGCGGTGCAGATAAAAAAGGTAAGCCGGTATGGGTGAATGTTCCTGCTCCCGTGGTTACGGCTGATGCTGTAGCAGCGACGGCCCGCCGCTATCGTGATGCATTTATTACGGCAACCGATGCCATGACTATCATTGATTATTCAATTGATGATAAGCCTCTGACAGATGCACAGCGCAGTGAGTTAATGGCCATTCGTGCCGCTTATCGCGCATGGCCAACACTGGCCAACTGGCCATTAATCGAGTTGCCAGAATTACCGCAATGGCTTTTGATTGAAGCGGTAAATCAGGGCTATCGGGTGCCGGTATGGCCAGAGGTGCGGGATGTGGCGTAA
- a CDS encoding putative phage tail assembly chaperone, whose amino-acid sequence MADKSKIVLVVGGVELIFEPNTTAYNGFINEVGMENKIAPAFKYLRRIISKETKEALDEILKAPGAALQLIEKVNKVYAPELEIEVKN is encoded by the coding sequence ATGGCTGACAAAAGCAAGATTGTATTAGTGGTAGGTGGCGTTGAACTTATTTTCGAACCGAACACTACCGCTTATAACGGTTTTATTAATGAAGTGGGGATGGAAAATAAAATTGCCCCGGCATTTAAATACCTGCGCCGTATTATCAGTAAAGAAACCAAAGAAGCCTTGGACGAGATTTTAAAAGCACCGGGTGCGGCGCTGCAATTAATTGAAAAGGTCAATAAGGTTTACGCGCCAGAGCTGGAAATCGAAGTAAAAAACTAA